A portion of the Carya illinoinensis cultivar Pawnee chromosome 11, C.illinoinensisPawnee_v1, whole genome shotgun sequence genome contains these proteins:
- the LOC122281216 gene encoding uncharacterized protein LOC122281216, translating to MSSACRAWVVAASIAAVETLKDQGVCRWNFVIRSMQQHAKNNIRSYYQAKKLSAQTSSAISNQMKRSKEESVRKVMDLSCWGPSTIRF from the coding sequence ATGAGTTCAGCTTGCAGAGCTTGGGTAGTGGCAGCAAGCATAGCAGCTGTGGAGACCCTGAAAGATCAAGGAGTTTGCAGGTGGAACTTTGTCATAAGGTCAATGCAGCAGCATGCCAAGAACAACATCAGATCCTACTATCAGGCCAAGAAACTCTCTGCTCAGACTTCTTCTGCTATTTCTAATCAGATGAAGCGTTCTAAGGAGGAGTCAGTGAGAAAAGTCATGGACTTGAGCTGCTGGGGTCCCAGCACAATCAGATTTTAG